From the Campylobacter sp. MIT 99-7217 genome, the window TTATTTGATACTTACTTAAAAGAGCATAAGGGACAAGTGCTTGCCTTGGGTATAAATTCGGTAGATTCTAAGGAAGTGATTAAGTTGATCAAAGATAAGTATAATATACAAAATATTAAGCTTTTAAAAGATGATCTAGATATTTCATGGCAAAGGTATAAAATTTTTGCCCTACCCACAACAATCATCATCAAAGATAATATCATCAAAGAAAGAATCATTGGAGAAAAGCCATGGAGCTTTATAGAATCAAAAATTTCGTCCTTACTTTAATCGCATTTTTATTTATAGCTTGCGATAATCACGAGTTTAAAAGCATTAATCCAGATCTAAGCTATGAGTTTAAATTTGATGGCTTTAGCAAGGAGCTTTCTTTTGGGCAGCAAAAGCCTTTTGTTTTGGCGTTTTTTACTAAAGATTGTGGGGTTTGTAAGGAGCAAATTGCCATTTTGAAGGATTTTTCAAGGGAAAATGAGATCAAAATCTTTACGATTTTAGGCGATGCAAGAGACAAGCAAGATGCTATTTTGTGGGCTGAGCAAAAGGGGCTTGATTTGACTTTGTTTTATGAGAGCAAGGCGGCTGATTTTTTATCTCGTGTGGTTGGAGGGATTTATGGCGTGCCTGTGATCGTTTTTTACGATGAAAACTCAAGGCTTAGACAAAAATTTATAGGCTTAACTCCAAAGGGTGTTTTGGAAAAAGAGCTTAAAAATATCCAAATTTAATCCTAAGGTAAAAATATGAACAAAGCTTTGGCAGAATGGAGCAAACAAGAGCTTTTAATGCTTGCTTTACCCCATGAAAAGACTGATTGGAAGCCTTATTTAGACGAAATTTTAAGTGCTTATAAGGAATTTATCAATGCTGTGATTTGCTTTCAAAAGGTTTTATTGATAGGAAATGATGAGCATTTTTATAAGGCAAATTTTAAAGATGATGAAAGGGTGGAGTTTTTTCAATGTCCTATCAATGATACTTGGATTAGGGACTTTGGTGCTATTGATATCATGCAAGATGATAGGCTTGTTTCTTTAAATTTTCACTTTAATGCTTGGGGAAATAAATTTCAAAGTGATCTTGATGATAAAGTAAATTCAAAGCTTTTTAAGGATAAATTTCAAAGTAAGCTTATTGATGTGGATATGGTTTTAGAGGGTGGCAGCATTGATTTTAACGGCGATGGAATTATGCTTACGAGCGAGTATTGCTTGCTTAATGAAAACAGAAACGCTCATCTAAGCAAAGTACAAATTGAAGATAAACTAAAGCAAATTTTTAATCTTAAGCAAATCATTTGGCTTAAACATGGCTTCATAAAAGGCGATGATACGGATAGGCATATTGATACCTTGGCAAGATTTATAAGTAAGGATACTATAGTACATTGTGTTTGTGAGGATAAAGAAGATGAGCATTATGAAGAGCTTTTGAAGATGAAAGAAGAGCTTAGTAAAACAGGCTTTAAGTTACTTGAACTTCCCCTGCCTAAGGCTTTATTTTACGAGGGCAAGAGACTTGGGGCTACTTATGCAAATTTTGTTTTTGTTAATGACGCCTTGATCTTGCCTGTGTATGCTGATGAAAATGATGAGCTGGTTATAAAAAGACTAGCCAAGGCTTTACCTCAAAGAAAGATTGTTCCGATTGATGCTAGGGTTTTTTTAAGGCAAAATGGCTCTTTACACTGCTCTTGTCAAAATAGATTTTTAGGAAAAAGATAGTTTCAAAGCAGGAATGATAAATTTAGAGCTAAAAAATGCCAAAAAGCTTACTAAATTTATCAATCTTACTTTACAAAAACGAAGAATTTGCTTAGCAAAAAGCCACTTAAAGTATAGCTTAGAGCAGCAAAAAGCTGGGCAAGATATACATTTATATGAAAAATTCTATAAGCTATAAATAGCACTAAAAGATTAATAAGATAGGCTATGCACATAGCAAAAACAAATTTTAAGAAATCACGATGAGACTTGCTTTTTGACTTAAAGGTAAAATACTTGTTTAAGAAAAAAGAGCAGAAAATCCCTAGTGTGTATCCTATCAAATTTGCAAGCTCTGGCATGAGGGCTAAAAAGCTTAGCAAAAGTACTACGCCAAAGCCTACAAGGGTATTTAAAATTCCAACCAAGCAGTATTTTATCAGCTCCTTCACTTGGCTATAAAACTTTCTACTTCGAAATATTTTGCATAGGTTGGGTTTGGAAACTCATCTTTGTTTTCGCTAGGATTAGCCCAGTCGTTTCTTATGAAGGATTTAAATGTTTCCTTTGAAACCACTATATCTTTTATCCCCATAGCCTTTTGCTCTGCGATAAAATGTTCCATTTTTTTCCATTTATAAAATAAATAAGAATAATTTGCAAAATATATCATCAACAAAATCCCTAAAGAAGCATATATGAGCCTTTGTATCCAAATTTTTATTTTTGTTTTAAGATAAATTTCTCTAAACATAAATAAAATCAGCATAAACAAGATTAAATGATCCCCAAATCTTGCACGAGAAGGGAGATGATATACCTGTATAAGCATAAAAGACATCAGTATCCAACTTCCAAATAAAATCACAAAAATAAAATATTTTTTATTGATTTTAGTGAGTTTAAAACACAGATACCAAAGGCTTAGATAAACTAAAATTCCACATACCCCTTTTGCAATATTTCTAGCCACGATGAAAAATGGTATAGATAAAAAGTATTGATACATTTTTAATTTTATATTTTTCTTAAGAAGATAGAAAAACACTAAAGTGATCATAAAAATAAGAAAAGTTGTATCATAAAATCCTCTTGTCATTTTATTTATCCTAGTTACAAGCTCAAAAAAGCTTAAATCAAGCAAATCGCTTAAAAACAAAAATTTTGAATCAAGCTCTTTTATTACCGCCCCTCTTACCTTATTTGCTGGAGCAAAGAAAAGTAGAGCATAGCCAACAAAAAAGCCTAGGCTTCCCAAAACATACCAAATTCTAAGGCTTATTTTTTTAATGAACGCGTATATAAAAGAAATAAATAATAAAAGGCAAATAGTAGCACCCATAAGCTCGCTTGCCATGCCAGCTAAAACACCAAAAAACATAAAAAATACAGCAAAGATCAAAGATAAAAATGAAAAGTTCTCATGTTCTAAGTTTTTCCTATCGTGGAAAAATTTTCTAAAGGGGATTAAAAACCAAATGATAAGGCTTACACCCCAAAGGTAGTTTAAGCTTCCAGCACCCCACAAAAAAGTAGCTGAAAAAGAATTTAAAAAGATAAAAAAGATACAAAGGAGTAAAAAACAAAGCAAATCAAGTTTGTTTTTTGGTAAGCGAAGAAAACATAGATAAAATACAGCAAAGATAAATGAGCTACCAACTAAAGCATTTAAAATATCAAAAAGATTTTGATGTAAGCTTGCCAAAAAGCCTGTGTTAAGAATTTCTCCTATTCTAGCATTCCATGTAAAATAAGTATCATACCAAGGAATATTAGGATTTATAGCTGTAAAATAATGTGCCCAGTCATCACTTTGGGCAACAACTAAGAAATTAAACACAAAAAGCACGGCAAAAACGGCTAAAAATAAAATGATATTCTTTTTATTTTTCATTATCTTCCTTTATGATAAAATGTGGGCGGTTTTTAACCTGCTCATAAATTCTTGCGATATATTCTCCTATAATGCCAAGTATGATAAGTTGCACTCCTGCAAAAAATAAAATCACACAAATCAAAGAAGCATAGCCTTTTACTTCATTTCCAAAGATCAAGGTATCAAAAAAGATATATAAGGCGTAGAAAAAGGCAAGTAAGCTCGTAAGAAGTCCTAGGACAAAAGAAATTTTTAAAGGAAAGGTAGAAAAGCTGATAATGCCCTCAAATCCGTATTTTAAAAGCTTATAAAAGCTCCAGCCACTTTCTCCAGCTTCTCTTGGTCTATAAGTATAATCAAGACAGATTTTTTTAAAGCCCACCCATTCAAAGATAGCCTTGCAAAAGCGGTGGTATTCATTGAGTTTTAAGATAGCTTGAACCACCTCCTTGCTCATCAAGCGAAAATCCCTTACTCCGCTTTGAAGCTTTACCTCGCTTAAGAGATTATAAATAAGATAAAATGTCTTTGAAAAAAAAGCCCTTATTTTACCTTCTTTATCTCTATTTACACGCCTTGCATAGATAATATCTGCTTTTTTGTAAAAAAAGCTCTCATACATGGTATAAATTAGCTCTATGGGATCTTGTAAATCTGCATCAATGAGTATACAAGCTTTTGCCTTGCTTTGCTTTAGCCCTGCTAAAATAGCTGCTTCTTTACCAAAATTTCTAGAAAAATTAATGATTTTTATACACAGATCTTGCTTTTTTAGCCCTTTTAAAATTTTTAAGCTACCATCTTTGCTTCCGTCATTAACAAAGATAAGCTCATAACTTAGGTCTTCTTTGATCTGTGTTTTTATGCGAAGAAGCTCTTTTAAAAGCTCTTGATAAAATTTATTTAAATTTAAGGATTCGTTATAACAAGGAACGACGATGCTAAGATCTAAATCCCCCCCCCCCTGTAAATTCATTATCTGCTCCTAAAACGCTTCATCGATGAGCTGGCAAATGCAGTGAATGCTCAAAATATGCATTTCTTGAATGCGAGCTGTATCATTGCTTGGCACGACTAGGTTGATATCGCAAAGCGCATTCATTTCTCCGCCTCCCTTGCCACTAAGCCCTATACAAACAGCACCCAAAGCCTTAGCGCTTTCAAAGGCTTTTAGGACATTTGGACTCTTTCCACTCGTTGAAATGCCGATAAGCACATCGCCTTTGCAAGCTAGGGCTTCAACTTGTCTTGAAAAGACAAATTCAAAGCCATAGTCATTGCCAATGGCTGTTAAAGCCGAAGTATCGGTGGTTAGAGCGATCCCAGCCAAAGCCTTTCGCTCTTTTTTATAACGCCCACTAAGTTCAGCTGCAAAGTGCTGAGAATCAGCCGCACTTCCTCCATTTCCACAAATCAAAATCTTGCCTCCATTTTTAAGGCTTTTGTTTAAAATTTCAGCTATTTTTGCGATTTGACCCTTTAAAACTTCGCTTTCTTTGAGTGTTTTGGCGTGTTCTTGCCATTCTTTTTCGATTAAATTTATCATTTTTTATCCTTAATTTTTTCTATGATTTTACTCGTGGAATACCCCTCTTCAAAGTCTATTAACTCAAGCTTTGAGACCAAATTTGCTCCCACAACTTCCTTTCCCTCATAATCCTTGCCCTTAACCAAAATATCAGGCTTTAAAGCCTTAACCAGCTCTAAAGGCGTATCCTCATCAAAAATCACCACAAAATCCACAAAATAAAAGCTAGCAAGCATGCAAGCTCTTTGAAATTCTTTATTTATCGGACGCAAATCGCCCTTAAGCCTTTTTACGCTTGAGTCTGAATTTAAGCCAACGATTAAGATATCGCCCAGTTTTCGTGCTTTTTCAAGGTATTTGATATGTCCAAAATGCACGATATCAAAGCAACCATTCGTAAAAACAAGCCTTTTGCCAGAATTTTTAAGATCTTTTAAAAGCCCTGCAAGCTCATCTTTGCTCTTGATCTTTTTTTCAAATTCGCTTTTTTTAAAACTTTTGATCTCATCAAAGCTTACGCTTACGCTTCCTATCTTGCTTACGACAACGGCTGCTGCTTCGTTTGCTAGCTCGCAGGCTTTGAAAATTTCGATTTTATTTGCCAAACAAAATGCAAGCATAGAAATTACGCTATCGCCAGCTCCGGTTACATCAAAAACTTCCAAAGCCTTTGCTGGAGCGATTTTTAAATCCTCATCAAAGATCGCTATACCAGCTTCTGAAAGCGTGATAATGGAGTATTTTAAATCAAAATCTTTTTTTAACTTTTCTATGCCAAATTTAAGATTATCCCCGTTTAAATCGCTAAATTTCAAGGCTTCTAAGGCTTCTTTTTTATTTGGCGTTAAAAGCGTCGCACCTTTGTATTTGCTATAATCACTGCCCTTTGGATCGATCAAAACGGGCAGATTTAGTGCGTTTGCTTTTTTGATGATATTTTGACAAATTTTTGCCGTCAAAACGCCCTTGCCATAATCGCTTAACACGATAGCTTCAAAATCTTGCACGATTTTTTCAAACTCAAGCAAAAGTTCATCTTCTAAGCAAATATCCTCAGTGCTTTCATCATCAAGACGCAAAACTTGCTGATTGTGTGCGACAATGCGGTTTTTAAGTGGGGTTTTACGCCCTTTTTGAGTGAGCAAAATGCCCTTTAAATTTGCTTTTAAAAAGCTCGCACTCTCATCATCGCCCACCACGCCAAGTGCGAAAACATCAGCTCCTAAGCCCTTTAAATTCGCATAAACATTTGCAGCACCGCCAAGTCTTTTATCCTGCCTTAAAGCCTTTGCCACTAAAACAGGAGCTTCAGGGCTTATGCGTGAGCATTCGCTAAAAATGTAATTATCCACCATAAAATCGCCCAAAACTAAAATTTTAGGTTGTTTAAGGCTTAAGCTATCAAACATAATCTTCCTTTAAATTCGGTCTGCTAGTCTTTTAAACAAAGATGAGTTCTTTTTATCTTCGTCAATTTCTTGTTCAAAAATGCGTTTTATCTCGCCCAAATAATCCTCAATCCCCTCTTCAAGGCTAAATTTAGGACGATACGAAAAGCTTTCATCAAGCTTTGCTTCAGTGTGAAACTGATAGGCTTTTTTGAAAGGGTTTTCAAAGTATTCGCAAGGCAAATTTGTCTTAAGCAAGCTTTGCAAAATATCAACTATATCTTGAAAACTTCTTGCTTTAGCACTTCCTACATTATAAATCCCACTTTTGCCATCAAGTGCTACTAAATTCGCACTTACAACATCTTTTATATAGGTAAAATCTCTGTAAATTTTATCACTTCCCTCAAACAAACGCGGACTTTTTCCACTTAGAATTTGCAAGCCAAATTGCAGTATCATGGAAGCTGTTTTTTCCTTAAAAAACTCGTTTTTTCCGTAAATATTAAAATACCTAAGCCCTATGATATGAAGCTTGTCAAAGTATTTTGAGGCTAGATTATCCATCATAAGCTTTGAAAAAGCGTAAGGGTTCTTAGGCTCTTCAACGCCTACTCTTTGGGGACTAGGGCTATCTCCATACACAGAAGCTGAGCTTGCATAAATGAGCTTGGCATTAAGCTTTAAAGCAAGGTCGATAAAACTTTGAAAGCTGTTTAAATTTACGCTTAAAACCTTGTTTTGATCATAAGCTGTGGTGTCTGAAATGGCTGCTTCGTGGAAAATCACCTCAGGTTTAAAATCAGCAATTTTTTTTAAACTTTTTTCATCTCTTATGTCGCCTACAAAAAGTTCGCCCTTAAAATCAAGCAGGTTTTTAAAATGCCCAAAACTTTCTAAATTTCCATTATCCAAACGCTCCAAAGAACGCATTTTATCCACCACCAAAATTTCATGCTTTTCTTGTAAGGCTAGGGCTAAATTTGAGCCTATGAAGCCTGCACCTCCGGTTATGGCTATTTTCATTTTTTATCCTTTGTTTCATAAAATTTTCTTATCTCATTTAAATTTTTAAAAATTTTAAATGAATTTGGCTTAAATTCAGCCTTTATTTTGTCTCTAAGCTCGTCATCTAAAGCCTTTTTTACAAGTATAAGCTCGCTTAAATTTGCATTTAAACCTGCTTTCATGTCGCTTAAATTGTCCCCTATAAAAAGGCTTTGTTTTAGAT encodes:
- a CDS encoding DUF6056 family protein, giving the protein MKNKKNIILFLAVFAVLFVFNFLVVAQSDDWAHYFTAINPNIPWYDTYFTWNARIGEILNTGFLASLHQNLFDILNALVGSSFIFAVFYLCFLRLPKNKLDLLCFLLLCIFFIFLNSFSATFLWGAGSLNYLWGVSLIIWFLIPFRKFFHDRKNLEHENFSFLSLIFAVFFMFFGVLAGMASELMGATICLLLFISFIYAFIKKISLRIWYVLGSLGFFVGYALLFFAPANKVRGAVIKELDSKFLFLSDLLDLSFFELVTRINKMTRGFYDTTFLIFMITLVFFYLLKKNIKLKMYQYFLSIPFFIVARNIAKGVCGILVYLSLWYLCFKLTKINKKYFIFVILFGSWILMSFMLIQVYHLPSRARFGDHLILFMLILFMFREIYLKTKIKIWIQRLIYASLGILLMIYFANYSYLFYKWKKMEHFIAEQKAMGIKDIVVSKETFKSFIRNDWANPSENKDEFPNPTYAKYFEVESFIAK
- the gmhA gene encoding D-sedoheptulose 7-phosphate isomerase, translated to MINLIEKEWQEHAKTLKESEVLKGQIAKIAEILNKSLKNGGKILICGNGGSAADSQHFAAELSGRYKKERKALAGIALTTDTSALTAIGNDYGFEFVFSRQVEALACKGDVLIGISTSGKSPNVLKAFESAKALGAVCIGLSGKGGGEMNALCDINLVVPSNDTARIQEMHILSIHCICQLIDEAF
- the rfaD gene encoding ADP-glyceromanno-heptose 6-epimerase, with the translated sequence MKIAITGGAGFIGSNLALALQEKHEILVVDKMRSLERLDNGNLESFGHFKNLLDFKGELFVGDIRDEKSLKKIADFKPEVIFHEAAISDTTAYDQNKVLSVNLNSFQSFIDLALKLNAKLIYASSASVYGDSPSPQRVGVEEPKNPYAFSKLMMDNLASKYFDKLHIIGLRYFNIYGKNEFFKEKTASMILQFGLQILSGKSPRLFEGSDKIYRDFTYIKDVVSANLVALDGKSGIYNVGSAKARSFQDIVDILQSLLKTNLPCEYFENPFKKAYQFHTEAKLDESFSYRPKFSLEEGIEDYLGEIKRIFEQEIDEDKKNSSLFKRLADRI
- the rfaE1 gene encoding D-glycero-beta-D-manno-heptose-7-phosphate kinase — its product is MFDSLSLKQPKILVLGDFMVDNYIFSECSRISPEAPVLVAKALRQDKRLGGAANVYANLKGLGADVFALGVVGDDESASFLKANLKGILLTQKGRKTPLKNRIVAHNQQVLRLDDESTEDICLEDELLLEFEKIVQDFEAIVLSDYGKGVLTAKICQNIIKKANALNLPVLIDPKGSDYSKYKGATLLTPNKKEALEALKFSDLNGDNLKFGIEKLKKDFDLKYSIITLSEAGIAIFDEDLKIAPAKALEVFDVTGAGDSVISMLAFCLANKIEIFKACELANEAAAVVVSKIGSVSVSFDEIKSFKKSEFEKKIKSKDELAGLLKDLKNSGKRLVFTNGCFDIVHFGHIKYLEKARKLGDILIVGLNSDSSVKRLKGDLRPINKEFQRACMLASFYFVDFVVIFDEDTPLELVKALKPDILVKGKDYEGKEVVGANLVSKLELIDFEEGYSTSKIIEKIKDKK
- a CDS encoding TlpA family protein disulfide reductase, whose translation is MIKKLCVLVLAFLLSSCMQDTKNEGKVGFKASEISAKNLQDESVKLRDFDESVKVLIFFENGCAACIKELPLFDTYLKEHKGQVLALGINSVDSKEVIKLIKDKYNIQNIKLLKDDLDISWQRYKIFALPTTIIIKDNIIKERIIGEKPWSFIESKISSLL
- a CDS encoding TlpA disulfide reductase family protein, with product MELYRIKNFVLTLIAFLFIACDNHEFKSINPDLSYEFKFDGFSKELSFGQQKPFVLAFFTKDCGVCKEQIAILKDFSRENEIKIFTILGDARDKQDAILWAEQKGLDLTLFYESKAADFLSRVVGGIYGVPVIVFYDENSRLRQKFIGLTPKGVLEKELKNIQI
- a CDS encoding GtrA family protein; this encodes MKELIKYCLVGILNTLVGFGVVLLLSFLALMPELANLIGYTLGIFCSFFLNKYFTFKSKSKSHRDFLKFVFAMCIAYLINLLVLFIAYRIFHINVYLAQLFAALSYTLSGFLLSKFFVFVK
- a CDS encoding agmatine deiminase family protein gives rise to the protein MNKALAEWSKQELLMLALPHEKTDWKPYLDEILSAYKEFINAVICFQKVLLIGNDEHFYKANFKDDERVEFFQCPINDTWIRDFGAIDIMQDDRLVSLNFHFNAWGNKFQSDLDDKVNSKLFKDKFQSKLIDVDMVLEGGSIDFNGDGIMLTSEYCLLNENRNAHLSKVQIEDKLKQIFNLKQIIWLKHGFIKGDDTDRHIDTLARFISKDTIVHCVCEDKEDEHYEELLKMKEELSKTGFKLLELPLPKALFYEGKRLGATYANFVFVNDALILPVYADENDELVIKRLAKALPQRKIVPIDARVFLRQNGSLHCSCQNRFLGKR
- a CDS encoding glycosyltransferase family 2 protein codes for the protein MNLQGGGDLDLSIVVPCYNESLNLNKFYQELLKELLRIKTQIKEDLSYELIFVNDGSKDGSLKILKGLKKQDLCIKIINFSRNFGKEAAILAGLKQSKAKACILIDADLQDPIELIYTMYESFFYKKADIIYARRVNRDKEGKIRAFFSKTFYLIYNLLSEVKLQSGVRDFRLMSKEVVQAILKLNEYHRFCKAIFEWVGFKKICLDYTYRPREAGESGWSFYKLLKYGFEGIISFSTFPLKISFVLGLLTSLLAFFYALYIFFDTLIFGNEVKGYASLICVILFFAGVQLIILGIIGEYIARIYEQVKNRPHFIIKEDNEK